The following coding sequences are from one Ornithodoros turicata isolate Travis chromosome 1, ASM3712646v1, whole genome shotgun sequence window:
- the LOC135389050 gene encoding uncharacterized protein LOC135389050: MTITSKWGYKSLQGKSSTIAYLTGLTNEEVFKWVAELYEPAKHLCQKLGAHDQILLALMRLRLDLHLCLLAQMFDVMTTASEIFQYVIGVLARELTGLIVWPDDTAFYVFLPRLSKKRQFKNVRVIVDCTEVRIERASSTTMQSTTWTSYKHANTMKFLIGITPNGLISYVSECRGWKVSDKQLV, from the coding sequence ATGACGATAACATCCAAATGGGGATACAAAAGTCTGCAGGGGAAGTCTTCTACAATAGCGTACCTCACAGGGCTTACAAATGAAGAGGTTTTCAAGTGGGTAGCGGAACTCTATGAACCTGCAAAACATTTGTGCCAGAAACTCGGTGCTCATGATCAGATATTGCTTGCCCTAATGAGGCTTCGCCTTGACCTCCATTTGTGTCTTCTTGCCCAAATGTTTGACGTCATGACAACAGCTTCCGAGATCTTTCAGTATGTGATAGGTGTGCTGGCGCGGGAGCTAACTGGGTTGATTGTGTGGCCCGATGACACTGCCTTCTATGTATTCCTACCTCGCCTGTCCAAGAAGAGACAGTTCAAGAATGTAAGAGTGATTGTGGACTGCACCGAAGTACGCATTGAAAGGGCCAGCAGTACTACGATGCAGAGTACAACATGGACTAGTTACAAGCATGCCAATACGATGAAATTTCTTATTGGTATCACACCAAATGGGCTGATATCCTATGTGTCCGAGTGCAGGGGATGGAAAGTGAGCGACAAGCAACTAGTTTAA